A window of the Streptomyces sp. Ag109_O5-10 genome harbors these coding sequences:
- a CDS encoding LysR family transcriptional regulator, producing MTRVELRQLRYFVAVAEELNFGRAAERLLIAGPSLSQQIKALERDLGVRLFDRDRRSVSLTPAGAALLPHTRDLLERADDLRRRAGRLSGSESVRLGYVNWLPPDLGSRTAAVARVHVDAWVAPSHTQAARVADGSLDLAVCWVRTEDLERHGLRARLIGADRLYAVAKGTDTSDLPARDTDILIDDDVTSWASWNAYAEELTRAVGARPVRISDGAVTGPAYFDHVRRCTRPVLNSPKGQTAPLPPDLVRREIVTPKVYWTWSLVWRASEDRAGVLAVVDALCDGVGDLGIHAPDAWLPADDPHALRG from the coding sequence ATGACGCGCGTGGAACTGCGCCAGCTCCGGTACTTCGTCGCCGTCGCCGAGGAACTGAACTTCGGCCGGGCCGCCGAGCGGCTGCTCATCGCAGGCCCGTCCCTCTCCCAGCAGATCAAGGCGCTCGAACGGGACCTGGGTGTCCGGCTGTTCGACCGGGACCGCCGCTCGGTCTCCCTCACCCCCGCCGGTGCCGCGCTGCTTCCGCACACCCGGGACCTGCTGGAGCGGGCCGACGACCTCAGGCGCCGGGCGGGCCGCCTCTCGGGCTCCGAGTCGGTACGGCTCGGTTACGTCAACTGGCTGCCGCCGGACCTGGGTTCACGGACGGCCGCGGTGGCCCGGGTCCATGTGGACGCGTGGGTCGCGCCCTCCCACACCCAGGCCGCCCGGGTCGCCGACGGCAGCCTGGACCTGGCCGTCTGCTGGGTGCGCACCGAGGACCTCGAACGGCACGGGCTGCGCGCCCGGCTGATCGGCGCGGACCGGCTGTACGCCGTCGCCAAGGGCACCGACACGAGCGACCTGCCTGCCCGGGACACCGACATCCTGATCGACGACGACGTCACCTCGTGGGCCTCCTGGAACGCGTACGCCGAGGAGCTCACGCGGGCTGTCGGCGCCCGCCCGGTCCGCATCTCCGACGGTGCTGTCACCGGCCCCGCCTACTTCGACCACGTCCGGCGCTGCACCAGGCCCGTCCTCAACTCGCCGAAGGGCCAGACCGCTCCGCTCCCGCCCGACCTGGTCCGCCGCGAGATCGTCACCCCGAAGGTGTACTGGACCTGGTCCCTGGTCTGGCGCGCGAGCGAGGACCGGGCCGGCGTCCTGGCCGTCGTCGACGCCCTGTGCGACGGCGTCGGCGACCTCGGGATCCACGCCCCCGACGCCTGGTTGCCCGCGGACGACCCCCACGCTCTTCGCGGCTGA
- a CDS encoding muconolactone Delta-isomerase family protein → MREFLVEITTDIPEGTGQDEVDRRRAAEAVRARELAATGHLARLWRPVGELRSIGVWRASDEAELHEKVLGTLPLRPWMTVTVTPLESHPNDPGRAEGTR, encoded by the coding sequence GTGCGCGAGTTCCTGGTCGAGATCACCACCGACATACCCGAGGGCACGGGCCAGGACGAGGTCGACCGGCGCCGGGCCGCGGAGGCCGTCCGGGCGCGTGAACTGGCCGCGACCGGTCACCTGGCCCGGTTGTGGCGCCCCGTGGGCGAATTGCGCAGCATCGGCGTCTGGCGCGCCTCCGACGAGGCGGAACTCCACGAGAAGGTGCTCGGCACGCTGCCGCTGCGCCCGTGGATGACGGTCACCGTCACCCCGCTGGAGTCCCACCCCAACGACCCGGGCCGGGCCGAGGGCACCCGATGA
- a CDS encoding GAF domain-containing protein has protein sequence MRYDPPRPAGRLLLTPEDKEAPERTRRLGQLRLGEDPDPALDAYADRLAGVTGAPYAMVNFIDVNRQFFAGLHLPDVAPPVVRPDGSTPVLGRELPRDHGFCPHVVVRRKALVLEDVCDYPRFAGNPVVDEFGIRSYLGAPLIDSTGTVLGTVCVVDVEPRPWGRPGLETIKSSASELVARIERREADGLPLL, from the coding sequence ATGAGGTACGACCCGCCGCGTCCGGCCGGCCGGCTGCTGCTCACGCCGGAGGACAAGGAGGCCCCCGAACGTACCCGGCGCCTCGGCCAACTGCGCCTGGGCGAAGACCCGGACCCCGCCCTCGACGCCTACGCGGACCGGCTCGCCGGGGTCACCGGAGCGCCGTACGCCATGGTCAACTTCATCGACGTGAACCGGCAGTTCTTCGCGGGCCTGCACCTGCCGGACGTGGCACCGCCCGTCGTACGGCCGGACGGCAGCACCCCGGTACTGGGCCGTGAGCTGCCCCGCGACCACGGTTTCTGCCCCCATGTGGTGGTCCGGCGCAAGGCGCTGGTCCTGGAGGACGTCTGCGACTACCCGCGGTTCGCGGGCAACCCGGTCGTCGACGAGTTCGGCATCCGTTCCTACCTGGGCGCCCCGCTGATCGACAGCACGGGAACGGTGCTCGGCACGGTGTGCGTGGTCGACGTGGAGCCACGTCCCTGGGGCCGACCCGGTCTGGAGACCATCAAGTCGTCGGCGTCGGAATTGGTGGCCCGCATCGAGCGTCGCGAGGCAGACGGGCTGCCGCTGTTGTGA
- a CDS encoding ATP/GTP-binding protein has protein sequence MDYDDSSDPFPTALKILVAGGFGVGKTTFVGAVSEIAPLSTEELLTTVSAATDSLDGIENKVETTVAMDFGRITLDPEHVLYLFGTPGQERFWFMWDELSEGALGAVILADTRRLEDCFAAVDFFEERGLGFIVAVNEFDGSYRYDPEEVRAAIDLDPEVPVIRCDARISSSGVQTLLTLVRHLIAHAPVSAPSHGAHM, from the coding sequence ATGGACTACGACGACAGCTCTGATCCCTTCCCCACCGCACTGAAAATCCTGGTGGCCGGTGGGTTCGGGGTCGGCAAGACCACCTTCGTGGGTGCGGTCAGCGAGATCGCGCCGCTGTCCACGGAGGAACTCCTCACCACGGTCAGCGCCGCGACCGACAGTCTCGACGGGATCGAGAACAAGGTCGAGACGACCGTGGCCATGGACTTCGGCCGCATCACCCTGGACCCGGAGCACGTGCTCTACCTGTTCGGCACGCCCGGACAGGAGCGGTTCTGGTTCATGTGGGACGAACTGTCCGAAGGCGCGCTCGGCGCGGTCATCCTCGCCGACACCCGGCGCCTGGAGGACTGCTTCGCGGCCGTCGACTTCTTCGAGGAGCGCGGCCTGGGCTTCATCGTCGCCGTCAACGAGTTCGACGGTTCCTACCGCTACGACCCCGAGGAGGTGCGCGCCGCCATCGACCTCGACCCGGAGGTCCCGGTCATCCGTTGCGACGCCCGGATCTCCAGCTCCGGGGTGCAGACCCTGCTCACCCTCGTCCGCCATCTCATCGCCCACGCTCCGGTCTCCGCGCCGAGCCACGGCGCCCACATGTGA
- a CDS encoding DUF742 domain-containing protein, whose translation MAAAGDGPWLDDAAGRLVRPFTVSNGRTEPSIALDLMSQVMATGSTPLGYLGPEHAQALDLCRAPVSVAEIAAHLKLPAVVTKVLLSDLVDCGVLTAKPPVFHHNPTDRSLLEAVLDGLRRQL comes from the coding sequence GTGGCGGCAGCCGGCGACGGGCCCTGGCTCGACGACGCGGCCGGACGCCTCGTGCGCCCGTTCACGGTCAGCAACGGCAGGACCGAGCCCAGCATCGCCCTCGACCTCATGTCGCAGGTGATGGCGACCGGGTCCACACCCCTCGGCTACCTCGGCCCCGAACACGCACAGGCCCTCGACCTGTGCCGCGCCCCCGTCTCGGTCGCCGAGATCGCCGCGCACCTCAAACTGCCCGCCGTGGTCACCAAGGTGCTGCTCTCCGACCTCGTCGACTGCGGGGTGCTGACCGCCAAGCCCCCGGTGTTCCACCACAACCCCACTGACCGGTCCCTCCTGGAGGCAGTGCTCGATGGACTACGACGACAGCTCTGA
- a CDS encoding roadblock/LC7 domain-containing protein, translating to MASDAPTAQVSDLDWLMSGLVQRVPHTTSAVLLSCDGLVKSVHGLDPDSADHMAALASGLYSLGRSAGVRFGDGGDVRQVVVELDSTLLFVTTAGSGTCLAVLAGREADAAVLGYEMAMLVKSVRPYLVTAPRQHAVESTATRP from the coding sequence ATGGCGAGCGATGCGCCGACCGCCCAGGTATCCGACCTCGACTGGCTGATGAGCGGCCTGGTGCAGCGGGTGCCGCACACCACCAGCGCGGTGCTCCTGTCCTGCGACGGGCTGGTGAAGTCCGTCCACGGCCTGGACCCGGACAGCGCCGACCACATGGCGGCGCTCGCCTCCGGCCTGTACTCGCTCGGCCGCAGCGCGGGCGTCCGGTTCGGCGACGGCGGGGACGTCCGCCAGGTCGTCGTCGAACTCGACTCGACGCTGCTGTTCGTCACCACCGCCGGCTCCGGCACCTGCCTCGCCGTGCTGGCGGGCCGGGAGGCCGACGCCGCGGTCCTCGGCTACGAGATGGCGATGCTGGTCAAGAGCGTCCGCCCGTACCTCGTCACCGCGCCCCGGCAGCACGCCGTCGAATCCACGGCGACGAGGCCTTGA
- a CDS encoding sensor histidine kinase KdpD — protein sequence MSHLRAPAARADRREGGRHGRPVARPVPALPETHIRPQLMRLAVLPPVAVALSGCAAVLFTVRSTGARPSLTLLAVLAGAVSVTAAGIVIAAVAAGRAARSVSDRVGILRRNTARGEADLLALVDALRRGETPPQRKPRGGPPADADDFELLAADLSRAHDGAVTAVVQAAQLSSQAGSEQKLEVFVNLARRLQSLVHREISILDELENEIEDPDLLKGLFHVDHLATRIRRHAENLAVLGGAVSRRQWSNPVSMTEVLRSAIAEVEQYSRVKLVPPIDGELRGHAVADVIHLLAELVENATVFSAPHTQVLLRANLVTSGLAVEVEDRGLGMPVGEQSKMNALLADPDQVNVASLLADGRIGLFVVSQLARRHGINVRLQTNIYGGVQAVLVVPQGLLGTARGVPGAPGSVLPPLDPANGGGAPGAQIGAPGTGGARATDGTGSPAGVRGTAGPDTGARSRTAAVGPPAGRGPGQQPSPATAATGGRRRHAQHEGTPAPLPVRGAQETRPNPAEAMPGIRPEDRPVVAEHAGAPPVPRVGAVRGTMGKPQLPRRRAQEHIVPQLRGGPAPRPENENPVGHDPGLMAAFQRGIGLAEAQQHLEAAETEPSAAEPVGGAHGASPHDGFTTMGFADMAAHDTFGGRPTNTSHATHLDATHMDATHMDVTGMDATRTDATHLNAVRTEAAHVETAHIAPDPMAPDPLAPDRMVSEHTASDHMTKGHPDTDHMAPAHTSRPHRDSAESESASRPQSYSQALRPVHTSEFTSRPDGSAPAG from the coding sequence CGCCCGGCCCAGCCTCACCCTGCTGGCCGTGCTCGCCGGAGCGGTCTCGGTGACCGCCGCGGGCATCGTGATCGCCGCCGTGGCCGCGGGCCGCGCCGCCCGCTCGGTCAGCGACCGCGTCGGCATCCTGCGCCGCAACACCGCCCGCGGCGAGGCCGACCTGCTCGCCCTCGTCGACGCGCTGCGGCGCGGCGAGACCCCGCCCCAGCGCAAGCCGCGCGGCGGGCCGCCCGCGGACGCGGACGACTTCGAACTGCTCGCGGCCGACCTGTCCCGCGCGCACGACGGCGCCGTCACCGCCGTCGTCCAGGCGGCCCAGCTCTCCAGCCAGGCCGGCAGCGAACAGAAGCTGGAGGTGTTCGTCAACCTGGCGCGGCGGCTTCAGTCCCTCGTGCACCGGGAGATCTCGATCCTCGACGAACTTGAGAACGAGATCGAGGACCCGGACCTCCTCAAGGGCCTCTTCCACGTCGACCACCTCGCCACCCGGATCCGGCGGCACGCCGAGAACCTCGCCGTCCTCGGCGGCGCCGTGTCCCGGCGGCAGTGGAGCAACCCCGTCTCCATGACCGAGGTGCTGCGCTCCGCCATCGCCGAGGTCGAGCAGTACTCCCGCGTCAAACTCGTCCCGCCGATCGACGGCGAACTGCGCGGGCACGCCGTCGCCGACGTCATCCACCTCCTCGCCGAACTCGTCGAGAACGCCACGGTGTTCTCCGCCCCGCACACCCAGGTGCTGCTCCGCGCCAACCTGGTCACCTCCGGACTCGCGGTCGAGGTCGAGGACCGCGGACTCGGCATGCCGGTCGGCGAACAGTCCAAGATGAACGCCCTGCTCGCCGACCCCGACCAGGTCAACGTCGCCAGCCTGCTGGCCGACGGCCGCATCGGGCTCTTCGTCGTCTCCCAGCTCGCCCGCCGGCACGGCATCAACGTCCGCCTCCAGACCAACATCTACGGCGGTGTCCAGGCCGTCCTCGTCGTCCCGCAGGGCCTGCTGGGCACGGCACGGGGCGTACCCGGCGCACCCGGTTCGGTGCTGCCGCCCCTCGACCCGGCGAACGGGGGCGGCGCACCGGGAGCGCAGATCGGTGCGCCCGGCACCGGGGGAGCCCGCGCGACCGACGGCACCGGGTCGCCGGCAGGTGTCCGCGGCACCGCCGGGCCGGACACGGGAGCCCGAAGCAGGACCGCCGCGGTCGGACCGCCGGCCGGCCGAGGCCCCGGACAGCAGCCGAGCCCCGCCACGGCCGCCACCGGCGGGCGGCGCCGACACGCGCAGCACGAGGGCACGCCCGCGCCGCTGCCGGTGCGCGGTGCCCAGGAGACCCGCCCGAACCCCGCCGAGGCAATGCCCGGCATCCGCCCCGAGGACCGGCCGGTGGTCGCCGAGCACGCGGGTGCCCCGCCCGTACCGCGGGTCGGCGCCGTGCGCGGCACGATGGGCAAACCCCAACTGCCGCGCCGCCGCGCCCAGGAGCACATCGTTCCCCAGCTGCGCGGCGGCCCGGCCCCCCGCCCGGAGAACGAGAACCCGGTCGGACACGACCCCGGCCTGATGGCCGCCTTCCAGCGCGGCATCGGTCTCGCCGAGGCCCAGCAGCACCTGGAGGCCGCCGAGACGGAGCCGAGCGCCGCCGAGCCGGTGGGCGGGGCACATGGCGCTTCGCCACACGACGGCTTCACCACCATGGGGTTCGCCGACATGGCAGCCCACGACACCTTCGGCGGTCGACCGACCAACACGTCGCATGCCACGCACTTGGACGCGACGCACATGGACGCGACGCACATGGATGTCACGGGTATGGACGCGACGCGCACGGACGCGACGCACCTGAATGCCGTGCGTACGGAGGCGGCACATGTAGAGACGGCACACATAGCGCCAGACCCCATGGCGCCAGACCCCCTGGCCCCGGACCGCATGGTCTCGGAACACACGGCCTCGGACCACATGACCAAGGGCCACCCGGACACGGACCACATGGCCCCCGCACACACCAGCCGGCCCCACCGGGACTCCGCCGAGAGCGAGTCGGCATCCCGGCCCCAGTCGTACTCCCAGGCCCTGCGCCCGGTGCACACCTCCGAATTCACCTCCCGGCCCGACGGGAGCGCACCTGCCGGATGA